In Mycobacterium sp. 050128, one genomic interval encodes:
- a CDS encoding lysophospholipid acyltransferase family protein, which yields MGNAEEDSLETAKWDPAFTEQVRNTVGPVVNRWFRAEVRNLDNVPPTGGALVVSNHSGGIFTPDVLIFSSAFYDKFGYDRPVYTLAHYGVFLGPLDGWLRRVGVIEASRENAATALHSGAVVLVFPGGDYDSYRPTLSANTIDFNGRTGYVRTAIEAEVPIVPTVSIGAQETQLFLTRGNWLARKLGITKARMDILPVSFGFPFGLSVIFPPNLPLPSKIVTDVLQPIDIIAEFGNDPDIDEVDAHVRSVMEAALKRLAAQRRFPILG from the coding sequence ATGGGCAACGCTGAAGAAGACAGCCTGGAAACCGCCAAATGGGATCCGGCGTTCACCGAACAGGTGCGCAACACCGTCGGCCCGGTGGTCAACCGCTGGTTTCGGGCCGAAGTGCGAAACCTGGACAACGTTCCGCCGACCGGTGGGGCGTTGGTGGTGTCCAACCACTCCGGCGGCATCTTCACGCCCGACGTGCTGATCTTCTCGTCAGCCTTCTACGACAAATTCGGTTACGACCGGCCGGTGTACACCCTGGCCCACTACGGGGTATTCCTGGGACCGCTGGACGGCTGGCTACGCCGGGTGGGCGTTATCGAAGCCAGTCGCGAAAACGCTGCCACCGCACTGCATTCGGGCGCGGTCGTGCTGGTCTTCCCGGGCGGAGACTACGACTCCTACCGGCCCACGCTCAGCGCGAACACCATCGACTTCAACGGGCGCACCGGATATGTGCGAACCGCTATCGAAGCCGAAGTGCCGATCGTGCCCACCGTCTCGATCGGCGCCCAAGAGACCCAGCTGTTCCTGACCCGCGGCAACTGGCTGGCCCGCAAGTTGGGAATCACCAAGGCCCGCATGGACATTCTGCCGGTCAGCTTCGGCTTCCCGTTCGGGCTGAGCGTCATCTTCCCGCCGAACCTGCCGTTGCCGTCCAAGATCGTCACCGACGTGCTCCAGCCGATCGACATCATCGCCGAGTTCGGTAACGACCCCGACATCGACGAGGTCGACGCCCACGTGCGTTCGGTGATGGAAGCCGCGCTCAAGCGGCTGGCCGCCCAGCGCCGCTTCCCCATCCTGGGCTAG
- a CDS encoding WS/DGAT/MGAT family O-acyltransferase, whose protein sequence is MKRLNGMDAMLLYSETPNLHTHTLKVAILDPADHDGEFDFEAFRLHVRRRLHLLEPLRYKLVDIPGQLHHPMWQENCDVDLDYHLRRVQVPAPGGRCELDEVIGRVASTPLDRSRPLWEFHFAEGLADGRFALIGKVHHALADGVASVNLLARAMDLKGAVTDERDNDEAGITPTKGDLLRAAARDHVRQIAELPGLVKDAAVGMGRVRRRSKERGDHPDLADAFAAPPTFLNHVVSPQRRFASATLPLAEVKATAKALGSTVNDVVLTIATGGLRTLLLSYDGEAQRPIIASVPTATDKSDRITGNEISGLMISLPVHVADPAERARLVSLATRIAKEDHEIMGPELYGRMMAYLPTAFAPAAFRWLGRHDVPNKLMNVAVSSVVGPRERGHFGGAAVTEIYSTGVLSPGAPVNITVWSYVDGLGIAVLTDDQTFKDPHEATDAMVKSFAELRSAAGVPAQQTSGGEHGVER, encoded by the coding sequence GTGAAAAGACTCAACGGCATGGACGCCATGCTGCTCTACAGCGAGACGCCGAACCTGCACACGCACACGCTGAAAGTGGCGATACTCGACCCCGCCGACCACGACGGTGAATTCGACTTCGAGGCCTTCCGGCTGCACGTGCGCCGTCGGCTGCACCTGTTGGAACCGTTGCGCTACAAGCTCGTCGACATCCCCGGGCAACTTCATCACCCGATGTGGCAGGAGAACTGCGACGTCGACCTGGACTACCACTTGCGCCGGGTGCAGGTGCCCGCCCCGGGCGGCCGGTGCGAACTGGACGAGGTCATCGGGCGGGTGGCGTCCACGCCACTGGACCGCAGCCGCCCGCTATGGGAGTTCCATTTCGCCGAAGGGCTTGCCGACGGCCGATTCGCGTTGATCGGAAAGGTGCACCACGCGTTGGCCGACGGCGTCGCCTCGGTCAATCTGCTGGCGCGTGCGATGGATCTCAAGGGCGCGGTGACCGACGAGCGCGACAACGACGAGGCGGGCATCACCCCGACGAAGGGTGATCTGCTGCGGGCGGCCGCGAGAGACCACGTCCGGCAGATCGCGGAGCTGCCCGGACTGGTCAAGGACGCCGCGGTGGGCATGGGCCGGGTGCGGCGCCGGTCCAAAGAGCGCGGGGATCACCCGGATCTGGCCGATGCCTTCGCCGCACCGCCGACCTTCCTCAACCACGTGGTGTCCCCGCAGCGGCGTTTCGCCAGCGCGACGCTGCCACTGGCCGAGGTCAAAGCGACCGCCAAGGCATTGGGCAGCACCGTCAACGACGTGGTGCTGACCATAGCCACCGGCGGATTGCGCACGTTGCTGTTGAGCTACGACGGCGAAGCGCAGCGCCCGATCATCGCCTCGGTGCCCACCGCCACCGACAAGTCGGACCGCATCACCGGTAACGAGATCAGCGGTCTGATGATTTCGCTGCCGGTCCACGTCGCCGATCCCGCCGAGCGGGCGCGGCTGGTCTCGCTGGCGACGCGGATCGCGAAGGAAGACCACGAAATCATGGGCCCGGAGCTCTACGGCCGGATGATGGCCTATCTACCGACGGCGTTCGCCCCGGCCGCATTCCGGTGGCTCGGCCGGCACGACGTGCCGAACAAGCTGATGAACGTGGCGGTCTCCAGCGTGGTGGGGCCGCGTGAGCGCGGGCATTTCGGTGGCGCCGCGGTCACCGAGATCTACTCCACCGGAGTGCTCTCGCCGGGCGCACCGGTCAATATCACCGTGTGGAGCTACGTCGACGGGCTCGGGATCGCGGTACTCACCGACGACCAGACATTCAAAGACCCGCATGAAGCGACCGACGCAATGGTCAAGTCGTTCGCGGAATTACGCAGTGCCGCAGGAGTTCCCGCGCAGCAGACGTCAGGCGGCGAGCACGGCGTCGAGCGCTGA
- the purQ gene encoding phosphoribosylformylglycinamidine synthase subunit PurQ, translated as MTARIGVITFPGTLDDVDAARAVRRVGAEAVSLWHADADLKSVDAVVVPGGFSYGDYLRAGAIARFAPVMSEVVYAAGRGMPVLGICNGFQVLCETRLLPGVLTRNAGLHFVCRDVWLRVASNSTAWTSRYEPDADLLVPLKSGEGRYVAPENVLDELEGEGRVVFRYHDDINGSMRGIAGISSANGRVVGLMPHPEHAIEALTGPSDDGLGLFYSALDAVLAA; from the coding sequence GTGACGGCGCGGATCGGCGTCATCACCTTTCCCGGCACTCTGGACGATGTGGACGCCGCCCGCGCGGTCCGCCGTGTCGGCGCGGAGGCGGTGAGCCTGTGGCACGCCGACGCCGACCTCAAGTCGGTCGATGCGGTCGTGGTGCCGGGTGGATTCTCTTACGGCGACTATCTGCGGGCCGGCGCAATCGCCCGCTTCGCCCCGGTGATGTCCGAAGTGGTCTACGCGGCGGGTCGCGGTATGCCGGTATTGGGGATTTGCAACGGTTTTCAGGTGCTGTGTGAGACCCGGCTGCTGCCCGGGGTGCTGACCCGCAACGCCGGTCTGCATTTCGTCTGCCGCGACGTGTGGCTTCGGGTGGCATCCAACTCGACGGCGTGGACGTCGCGCTACGAGCCCGACGCCGACCTGCTGGTCCCGCTGAAATCGGGCGAAGGCCGCTACGTGGCGCCGGAGAACGTGCTCGACGAGCTCGAGGGCGAGGGTCGCGTGGTGTTTCGGTACCACGACGACATCAACGGTTCGATGCGTGGCATCGCCGGCATCAGCTCGGCGAACGGCCGCGTCGTCGGGCTGATGCCACACCCCGAACATGCCATCGAAGCGTTGACCGGCCCCTCCGACGACGGTCTCGGCTTGTTCTATTCAGCGCTCGACGCCGTGCTCGCCGCCTGA
- the purS gene encoding phosphoribosylformylglycinamidine synthase subunit PurS: MARVIVHVMPKAEILDPQGQAIVGALGRLGHPGISDVRQGKRFELEVDDTVDDSVLAEIAESLLANTVIEDWTISREVL, translated from the coding sequence GTGGCGCGGGTGATCGTTCATGTGATGCCCAAAGCGGAGATTCTCGACCCGCAGGGTCAGGCGATTGTCGGCGCGCTGGGCCGACTCGGACATCCCGGGATCTCAGATGTCCGTCAGGGCAAGAGGTTTGAGCTCGAGGTCGACGATACCGTCGACGATTCGGTGCTCGCCGAGATCGCGGAATCACTGTTGGCCAACACCGTGATCGAGGACTGGACGATCAGCCGGGAAGTGCTGTGA